Proteins from a genomic interval of Deltaproteobacteria bacterium:
- a CDS encoding HEPN domain-containing protein: MSKKAPIILDTARLELLKPTAQQKLAAIIELYAAYPLVEYLMLFGSYARGDFVIDEKTGYRSDFDLLIVTQAATNKDEDRIFFDLEEQARLITGETPLSIIRHHIAELNREIRSGQFFFAEIVREGITLYDTHHVKIAKPKAATPQERFELSRRYFCTWFASANALWIVSHNITFAERRMAAFLQHQAAERYFHAVTLVFEGYKHQTHNLEFLAKRAELYHELLQPALARSEPHDKHIFNLLRRAYIEARYNMGYDVTQAELDEFSIRVRDLANRVHRACSEKLASYFGGEAIGELPLVPSKADVKILPQPPPEFIDNGDFKIWQQLAENFAKQVGDEREAQGEARGHAAGKEEGILEGQARAIIDILKRRDIKVDDAMAAQILNCRDANLLAKYWERAFVVGSVDEMLGD; this comes from the coding sequence ATGAGCAAAAAAGCACCTATAATATTAGATACGGCTAGGTTAGAGTTGCTAAAGCCCACTGCGCAGCAAAAACTGGCCGCCATTATTGAGTTATATGCTGCCTACCCATTGGTTGAATATCTGATGTTGTTTGGCAGTTATGCGCGTGGTGACTTTGTTATTGATGAAAAAACCGGTTACCGCTCGGACTTTGATTTGCTTATTGTCACTCAAGCCGCCACTAATAAAGATGAAGACAGAATCTTTTTTGACCTTGAAGAGCAAGCACGTTTAATTACCGGTGAAACACCTTTATCAATAATTCGACATCATATTGCTGAACTAAATCGCGAAATACGCTCAGGGCAATTCTTTTTTGCCGAGATTGTGCGCGAAGGCATAACGCTTTATGACACCCATCATGTAAAAATAGCTAAGCCCAAGGCAGCTACTCCACAAGAACGCTTTGAGTTGAGCCGTCGCTATTTTTGCACTTGGTTTGCCAGCGCTAATGCTTTGTGGATTGTTTCACACAACATAACTTTTGCTGAGCGGCGCATGGCCGCCTTTTTGCAACACCAAGCTGCCGAGCGTTATTTTCATGCGGTGACTTTGGTGTTTGAAGGCTATAAACATCAAACGCATAATTTAGAATTTTTGGCCAAACGTGCTGAGCTATATCATGAATTATTGCAACCAGCTTTAGCGCGTAGTGAGCCGCACGATAAACATATATTTAATTTATTACGCCGCGCCTATATCGAGGCCCGCTATAATATGGGCTATGATGTAACGCAAGCTGAGCTTGATGAATTCAGTATACGCGTGCGTGACTTAGCCAACCGGGTGCATCGTGCTTGCAGTGAAAAACTAGCTTCGTATTTTGGTGGTGAGGCTATTGGCGAGTTGCCACTCGTGCCGAGCAAAGCTGATGTAAAAATATTGCCGCAACCGCCACCAGAATTTATTGACAATGGAGACTTTAAAATTTGGCAACAACTAGCCGAAAATTTTGCCAAGCAAGTTGGTGATGAGCGTGAGGCTCAAGGTGAGGCGAGGGGCCATGCCGCTGGCAAAGAAGAAGGGATTTTAGAAGGCCAAGCGCGGGCAATTATCGATATATTAAAACGAAGAGATATAAAAGTAGATGATGCTATGGCCGCGCAAATATTAAACTGCCGCGATGCTAACTTGTTAGCTAAATATTGGGAGCGCGCGTTTGTGGTGGGGTCGGTTGATGAGATGTTGGGTGATTAA
- a CDS encoding YifB family Mg chelatase-like AAA ATPase, translating into MLARAATGTIIGVDAHEIIVEAHRANGLPCMTVIGLARGAVCEAAVRVRSAITASDIHIGSHRLVVNLLPAELEKDASAIDLALAMSLLAALEIIPASALAGRRFFGELSLGGALEPVRGAVLIADLAHRMGDKEIFVPASNATEAAVIDGISVLGAHCLQDVIDHICNQNHIPATNTTVSNNLNITYENCLSEVKGQKQAKRALIIAAAGNHNLLLIGPPGSGKTMLARRLPALLPPLTNPERIEVTRIHSAAGKLASGNYLICERPFRSPHHTASDAALCGGGSVPKPGEVTLAHRGVLFLDELPEFSRRALESLREPLEEGAIHISRAARSLVFPARVLLIAAMNPCPCGRFQINPPSSPNNNSPLSHSNQNVCVCSFDQIQRYRARISGPLLDRIDLHVNVDAVPYRDFSKRVSGESSRDLRSRIITARSIQEKRLGSGRTNSTMTERELNDFVPLNNKALAVLERAVDINGLSSRTAVRMIKVARTIADLEQREHIEACDLSEALNLRLIDRNIELDIS; encoded by the coding sequence ATGCTTGCTCGTGCTGCCACTGGCACCATTATCGGGGTTGACGCACATGAAATAATTGTCGAAGCACATCGTGCAAATGGTTTACCATGTATGACGGTTATTGGTTTAGCACGCGGTGCTGTCTGTGAAGCTGCGGTGCGAGTGCGTTCAGCAATTACTGCAAGCGATATACACATTGGTTCCCATCGTTTGGTGGTTAATTTACTTCCTGCTGAACTCGAAAAAGATGCCAGTGCCATCGATCTCGCGCTGGCGATGTCGCTGTTAGCTGCACTCGAAATTATTCCAGCATCTGCATTAGCTGGCCGAAGATTTTTCGGTGAGTTATCACTTGGCGGCGCTCTTGAACCAGTTCGCGGTGCTGTGCTTATCGCTGATCTTGCTCATCGTATGGGTGATAAAGAGATTTTCGTTCCTGCAAGTAATGCTACTGAAGCAGCAGTGATTGATGGTATATCAGTATTAGGCGCTCATTGTTTGCAAGATGTTATTGATCATATTTGTAATCAAAATCATATACCGGCGACAAACACTACCGTTTCAAATAATTTGAATATAACTTATGAAAATTGTCTATCTGAAGTTAAAGGACAAAAACAAGCAAAGCGCGCGCTTATTATTGCCGCTGCTGGCAATCACAATCTCTTATTAATCGGTCCACCTGGTAGTGGTAAAACCATGCTTGCTCGTCGTTTGCCTGCCCTACTGCCACCATTAACTAATCCAGAGCGTATTGAAGTAACACGAATTCACTCTGCTGCTGGCAAATTAGCATCAGGTAATTATTTAATTTGTGAGCGGCCTTTTCGATCACCACATCATACCGCCAGTGATGCAGCTCTTTGTGGTGGTGGTTCAGTTCCTAAACCAGGTGAAGTAACTCTTGCCCACCGAGGTGTATTATTTCTTGATGAACTCCCCGAGTTTTCTCGCCGTGCGCTTGAATCTTTACGCGAGCCACTTGAAGAAGGAGCCATCCATATTTCTCGCGCCGCTCGATCACTAGTTTTTCCAGCGCGTGTCTTGCTAATAGCCGCAATGAATCCATGCCCTTGCGGTCGTTTTCAAATTAACCCTCCTTCTTCACCAAATAATAATTCTCCACTTTCTCATAGTAACCAAAATGTATGTGTATGTTCTTTCGACCAGATTCAACGATATCGTGCTCGTATCTCAGGACCGTTACTTGATAGAATAGATTTACATGTCAATGTTGATGCTGTTCCGTATCGTGATTTTTCTAAACGTGTATCTGGCGAGAGTAGCCGTGATTTACGTTCTCGCATTATTACAGCTCGCAGTATACAAGAAAAAAGACTCGGTTCAGGTCGTACAAATTCAACAATGACTGAACGAGAACTTAATGATTTTGTACCATTAAATAACAAAGCACTCGCAGTGCTTGAACGTGCTGTTGATATTAATGGTTTATCATCACGTACTGCTGTACGAATGATTAAAGTTGCAAGAACAATTGCTGATTTAGAACAACGCGAACATATAGAAGCTTGTGATCTTAGTGAAGCTTTGAATTTGCGTTTAATCGATCGTAATATAGAATTGGATATTAGCTAA
- a CDS encoding DUF3536 domain-containing protein: protein MTDLIIHGHFYQPPRENPWTGLIDREPSAYPYHDWNERIHAECYRANAFARVLNQYGRIENLVNNYAYLSFNFGPTLLSWIARNDSETYNRIIAADRWSVKANHGHGNAIAQAYNHIILPLANKRDRLTQIRWGITDFKYRFGRQPESLWLSETACNDETLGDLIDEGLKFLILSPNQAERIRPIEAKEWQSVTEGNIDPGVAYKYFHRDGSGRSIALFFYDGPIARSIAFEGTLISSQSLVNRLAQAHGGDGRVVHIATDGESYGHHTHFGERGIAYALLDEAPKQGFNITNYGSYLERNPPTIEVEIKTGPNGEGTAWSCAHGVGRWCRDCGCQTGGREDWNQAWRAPLRQALDYLRDEITNIFEQLGYEYFIDPWVARDKYIEIMLERPIDTSFSEVN from the coding sequence ATGACTGATTTAATTATCCATGGGCATTTTTATCAACCACCGCGAGAAAATCCTTGGACAGGGTTAATCGATCGAGAACCAAGTGCATATCCATATCATGATTGGAATGAACGTATTCATGCTGAATGTTATCGTGCCAACGCATTTGCAAGAGTATTAAATCAATATGGTCGTATCGAAAATCTGGTTAACAATTATGCATATTTAAGTTTTAATTTTGGCCCAACTTTACTGTCATGGATAGCTCGTAATGACAGCGAAACTTATAATCGTATAATTGCCGCAGATCGTTGGAGTGTAAAAGCAAACCACGGCCATGGTAATGCTATTGCTCAAGCATATAACCATATTATTCTACCATTAGCCAACAAACGCGATCGACTTACTCAAATACGATGGGGTATTACTGATTTTAAATATCGTTTTGGTCGTCAGCCAGAATCATTATGGCTATCTGAAACGGCATGCAACGATGAAACTTTAGGTGATCTTATAGATGAGGGCTTAAAATTTCTAATTCTATCACCAAATCAAGCTGAACGTATTAGACCAATAGAGGCAAAAGAGTGGCAATCAGTTACAGAGGGCAATATTGACCCTGGAGTCGCTTATAAATATTTTCATCGTGATGGCTCAGGTCGTTCAATAGCACTATTTTTCTATGATGGCCCAATAGCCCGCTCAATTGCTTTTGAAGGGACGCTAATATCTAGTCAATCATTAGTGAACCGTCTGGCTCAGGCTCACGGTGGCGATGGCCGAGTTGTGCATATTGCAACAGATGGTGAAAGCTATGGCCATCATACTCATTTTGGTGAACGTGGTATTGCTTATGCATTGCTTGATGAAGCACCAAAACAAGGTTTTAATATTACCAACTATGGTAGTTACCTTGAGCGTAATCCTCCAACAATAGAGGTAGAGATAAAAACAGGCCCAAACGGTGAAGGTACAGCATGGAGTTGTGCCCATGGTGTTGGACGCTGGTGTCGTGATTGTGGATGTCAAACAGGTGGAAGAGAAGATTGGAATCAAGCATGGCGTGCTCCCTTGCGGCAAGCTTTAGATTATTTACGCGATGAAATAACAAATATATTTGAACAATTGGGCTACGAATATTTTATTGATCCTTGGGTAGCGCGTGATAAATATATAGAAATAATGCTTGAAAGACCAATAGATACTTCTTTTAGTGAAGTAAATTAA
- a CDS encoding DUF2326 domain-containing protein, with protein sequence MVESKRKFIAQELPNIAIDIKNKRSQLNNLIDEETRLSAIVTKSDSFEVLETMIGELNLKYQKMGEYEHILSQLKTVEDKLYTLKQTLNKIDDGLFSDEFAEKIKQQVNKFNRHFSAVSYELYGEKYALKADQKTLKNGQRLYEFTAFNANFSSGKKQGEISCFDIAYTLFADEENIPCMHFLLNDKKELMHDNQLVMIGKLVKSKNIQFVASILKDKLPDELKKDEYIIVKLSQNDKLYRIESNK encoded by the coding sequence ATGGTAGAATCGAAGCGAAAATTCATTGCGCAAGAGTTACCCAATATTGCGATAGATATTAAAAACAAACGTAGTCAATTAAATAATCTCATTGATGAAGAAACCCGGCTCAGCGCTATTGTTACAAAATCAGACTCATTTGAAGTTCTTGAAACAATGATTGGAGAACTTAATCTCAAATATCAAAAAATGGGCGAATATGAACATATATTAAGTCAATTAAAAACTGTTGAAGATAAACTATACACCCTCAAACAAACTCTAAATAAAATCGATGATGGCCTTTTTTCAGATGAATTCGCCGAAAAGATTAAACAACAGGTTAATAAATTTAATAGACATTTTTCAGCTGTCTCCTATGAACTTTACGGCGAAAAATATGCACTTAAGGCAGATCAGAAGACATTAAAAAATGGGCAACGCCTTTATGAGTTCACCGCTTTCAATGCTAATTTTAGCTCTGGCAAAAAGCAGGGGGAGATATCTTGTTTTGATATTGCCTATACACTTTTTGCTGATGAAGAAAATATTCCTTGCATGCATTTTTTACTTAACGATAAAAAAGAACTAATGCATGACAATCAACTAGTCATGATAGGCAAACTTGTTAAATCAAAAAATATTCAATTTGTTGCCTCGATCTTGAAGGACAAATTACCAGATGAATTAAAAAAAGATGAATATATCATTGTGAAATTATCGCAAAATGATAAATTGTATAGAATTGAAAGCAATAAATAA
- the treZ gene encoding malto-oligosyltrehalose trehalohydrolase, protein QIKSLAVIYKNKQSELMQKNNENIFTIDISDINIGDDYKYIINNQQERPDPVSRWQPYGVHGASRVVDADSYNWSDKEWRGIPLNDLIIYELHIGTFTKEGTFAATIDRLHYIKELGITAVEIMPVAEFPGGRNWGYDGVHLYAPQSTYGGPEGFKQLIDACHKQGLAVILDVVYNHLGPEGNYLNEYAPFFTKRYHTPWGAALNFDDAESDGVRRYFIDNALYWLTEYHVDAFRLDAVHGIFDFSALHILEELNSAVHNEAKKLGRLVHVIAESDLNDVRIIRSNHFGGYGLDAQWSDDFHHSLHSYLTNTQRGYFIDFGKLAHLKKSIESGYVYDGKKSAYRKRRHGNSSKEEPGNKFVVFTQNHDQVANGSGGVRISNLITFEQQKLAATLLFCVPYLPMLFQGQEYGEQAPFIYFTSHSDAELVAAVRKGRHEEFLAFNWQTDFADPQAETTFQQSKLNWSLCNKAPHSYILKLYQDLIKLRKKYCFLNNCRKDMVEVKINEEESWMQIWRSQPNGQNGLAVFNFNIKAQDIKLNNNLFTNQKVILYTETILYGGNISDLNKLVNNIDVLKLAPYSAVIFSNH, encoded by the coding sequence TCCAGTATCAAGATGGCAACCATACGGTGTGCATGGTGCATCACGTGTAGTGGATGCGGATAGTTATAATTGGTCAGATAAAGAATGGCGGGGAATACCATTAAATGATTTAATAATTTATGAGTTACATATTGGAACATTTACTAAAGAAGGCACATTTGCTGCAACTATCGATCGTCTGCATTATATTAAAGAATTAGGTATTACCGCAGTTGAAATCATGCCAGTAGCTGAATTTCCAGGTGGACGTAATTGGGGATACGATGGTGTACATTTGTATGCACCGCAATCAACATATGGAGGTCCTGAAGGGTTTAAACAATTAATCGATGCCTGTCATAAACAGGGATTAGCAGTAATTTTAGATGTTGTTTACAATCATCTCGGCCCTGAAGGCAATTATCTTAACGAATATGCACCATTTTTTACCAAACGTTATCATACCCCATGGGGTGCCGCATTAAATTTCGATGATGCTGAGTCAGATGGAGTTAGAAGATATTTTATTGATAATGCGCTATATTGGTTGACTGAATATCATGTAGATGCATTTCGTCTTGATGCGGTTCATGGAATTTTTGATTTTTCGGCACTACATATTCTTGAGGAGCTAAATAGCGCCGTTCATAATGAAGCTAAAAAATTAGGCAGATTAGTACATGTAATAGCAGAGAGTGATCTTAACGATGTAAGAATTATACGTTCAAATCATTTTGGCGGTTATGGCCTTGATGCTCAATGGAGTGATGATTTTCATCATTCATTACATTCATATTTAACCAATACCCAAAGAGGTTATTTTATTGATTTTGGTAAATTAGCACATTTAAAAAAGTCGATAGAATCTGGTTATGTATACGATGGTAAAAAATCAGCTTATCGTAAACGACGACATGGTAACTCATCAAAGGAAGAACCTGGAAATAAATTTGTAGTGTTTACTCAAAATCATGATCAAGTTGCTAACGGCTCTGGCGGAGTAAGAATTTCAAATTTAATTACTTTCGAGCAGCAAAAACTAGCAGCTACATTATTGTTTTGTGTTCCTTACTTGCCGATGTTGTTTCAAGGGCAAGAATATGGTGAACAGGCGCCATTTATATATTTTACTAGTCATAGCGATGCAGAATTAGTTGCAGCAGTGCGAAAAGGTAGACATGAAGAGTTTTTAGCTTTTAATTGGCAGACTGATTTTGCTGATCCACAAGCAGAAACAACTTTTCAGCAATCAAAACTTAATTGGTCGTTATGCAACAAAGCGCCACACTCATACATTTTAAAATTATATCAAGATCTTATAAAATTAAGAAAAAAATATTGTTTTTTAAATAACTGTCGTAAAGATATGGTTGAGGTAAAAATTAATGAAGAAGAATCATGGATGCAAATATGGCGAAGCCAACCTAACGGACAAAATGGATTAGCAGTATTTAATTTTAATATAAAAGCGCAAGATATTAAGTTAAATAATAATTTGTTTACTAATCAAAAAGTAATATTATATACTGAAACTATATTATATGGCGGTAATATATCAGATTTAAATAAATTGGTTAATAATATTGATGTATTGAAATTAGCTCCTTATAGCGCCGTAATTTTTAGTAATCATTAA
- a CDS encoding Fic family protein, whose protein sequence is MSIATIKSEVEHLTLSLVLTSKLRQQAKIRSTHYSTRIEGNRLTLAEATQVVKQGKITFRGRERDVREVRNYWNALLKVEQWARERRIISEKLLRDLHALVEIGPRARPTPYRDGQNVISDAVSGAIVYLPPEAKDVPDLMAGLVKWIKEAERANIPMPLIAGLAHYQFVTIHPYFDGNGRTARLLATFILQRGGFGLNGYYSLEEHHARDLSGYYQALAVHPHHNYYEGRAQADLTLWLEYFIAKLADTFAAVKTEANRLTQHGVSTIPKGLQKLDQRAKVVISLFVDADHITTSEVAQVLGLSERMARLLLADWVNAGWLVIVEASRRKRNYKLSAKYRKFIGKPSAK, encoded by the coding sequence ATGTCTATTGCCACTATTAAAAGTGAGGTTGAGCATTTAACATTATCGCTAGTGCTTACCTCTAAGTTGCGGCAACAAGCCAAAATACGCTCAACCCATTATTCAACAAGAATCGAAGGCAATCGTTTAACATTAGCAGAGGCCACACAGGTGGTTAAACAAGGTAAAATAACTTTTCGTGGTCGTGAGCGCGACGTACGTGAAGTGCGCAATTACTGGAACGCGCTACTTAAAGTTGAGCAATGGGCGCGTGAACGTAGAATTATAAGCGAAAAGTTACTTCGTGACCTACATGCGTTAGTAGAAATTGGACCACGTGCTCGACCGACACCATATCGCGATGGCCAAAACGTAATTAGTGACGCAGTTTCAGGTGCTATAGTGTACTTGCCTCCAGAAGCAAAAGATGTACCTGATCTCATGGCTGGTTTGGTGAAATGGATAAAAGAAGCCGAGCGAGCTAATATACCAATGCCTTTAATAGCTGGTTTAGCTCATTACCAATTTGTAACCATCCACCCATACTTTGATGGCAATGGACGCACCGCACGATTACTTGCGACTTTTATTTTGCAACGCGGTGGTTTTGGCCTTAATGGATACTACTCACTTGAAGAACATCACGCTCGCGATTTGTCAGGCTATTATCAGGCTCTGGCTGTTCATCCACATCACAACTATTACGAAGGTAGAGCGCAGGCAGATCTAACTTTATGGCTTGAATACTTTATAGCTAAGTTGGCTGACACCTTTGCCGCGGTAAAAACTGAGGCCAATCGTCTAACCCAGCACGGTGTTAGCACTATTCCTAAAGGGTTACAAAAACTCGATCAACGCGCCAAAGTAGTAATTAGTTTATTTGTCGATGCTGATCATATCACAACCTCAGAGGTGGCGCAGGTATTGGGGCTGTCAGAACGTATGGCGCGATTGTTACTTGCTGATTGGGTAAATGCTGGTTGGCTGGTAATTGTCGAAGCATCACGCCGTAAGCGCAACTATAAGTTATCGGCAAAATATCGGAAATTTATCGGCAAGCCATCGGCAAAATAA